A region from the Streptomyces lydicus genome encodes:
- a CDS encoding histidine phosphatase family protein, which translates to MAPRIFLARHGQTEWSRSGRHTGRTDVPLLDEGRRGAELLGERLHRAPWDGMPGVEVRTSPLVRAKETCELAGFGDRARPWDALMEFDYGAYEGLTPAEIKSARPDWLIWRDGVPEGETLAEVAARADEVVDWARSADRDVLVFAHGHILRALGARWLGLDISFAARIRLEPTSLSALGWAYGEPAIERWNDTGHLG; encoded by the coding sequence ATGGCACCGCGCATTTTCCTGGCCAGGCACGGGCAGACCGAGTGGTCCCGCTCCGGCAGGCACACCGGCCGTACGGACGTCCCGCTGCTGGACGAGGGGCGGCGCGGCGCCGAGCTGCTGGGCGAGCGGCTGCACCGCGCCCCCTGGGACGGCATGCCGGGCGTCGAGGTCCGCACCAGCCCCCTGGTGCGCGCCAAGGAGACCTGCGAGCTGGCCGGTTTCGGCGACCGGGCGCGGCCGTGGGACGCGCTGATGGAGTTCGACTACGGCGCGTACGAGGGCCTGACGCCGGCCGAGATCAAGTCGGCGCGGCCGGACTGGCTGATCTGGCGTGACGGCGTGCCGGAGGGCGAGACGCTCGCCGAGGTCGCCGCGCGGGCGGACGAGGTCGTGGACTGGGCGCGGTCGGCCGACCGCGATGTGCTGGTCTTCGCGCACGGCCACATCCTGCGCGCCCTGGGCGCCCGCTGGCTGGGCCTGGACATCTCCTTCGCCGCCCGGATCCGGCTGGAGCCGACCTCCCTGTCGGCGCTCGGCTGGGCCTACGGCGAGCCCGCGATCGAGCGGTGGAACGACACGGGGCACCTCGGCTGA
- a CDS encoding tetratricopeptide repeat protein, which translates to MASPPASSASSRTVPARPNLAFRQLRGRLSPGEFAAAVRRSAREIGEQVSCDARYVGRVESGEIRCPNYAYERVFRHMFPGLTLPDMGFAPREAVRGRGARTAAAGAAPLATDPDHRDTCIQIHEESDVLRRAFITGGPAAALGFAALHPIEAAAAAASVSVPGPRAAAAGRAGAAEATAVEEAVRQIRLLDDRHGAEGIYRRATQPLRAAYELLDAGVQRRSVSDRLHAGAGELAITVGWLAHDSGRFGDARSHYAEALATARVCGDAALEAHAFCNTAFLARDAGRPREAVRAAQAAQQAARHLASPRLLSLLALREAGGWAVLADRSGCEQALARAERHFAGGPRDGDPEWMSFYGEAELAGLEAQCWAALGEAGRAVEYARRAVALQDPHFTRNIALFTAELAGDLADSGQPEEAAAAGVRVLALLEQVRSARIRTMLDGTARTLRAHRDCGAVAGFLERHAASAVPERDGTPGPDSDG; encoded by the coding sequence ATGGCGTCGCCACCAGCAAGTTCAGCGTCGTCCCGCACCGTACCCGCCCGCCCGAACCTCGCTTTCCGACAGCTGCGCGGCCGGCTGTCACCGGGCGAGTTCGCGGCGGCGGTCCGACGGTCCGCCCGTGAGATCGGTGAACAGGTCTCGTGCGACGCCCGCTATGTGGGCCGCGTCGAGTCCGGGGAGATCCGGTGTCCGAACTACGCCTACGAGCGGGTGTTCCGGCACATGTTCCCCGGGCTCACGCTGCCCGACATGGGCTTCGCGCCGCGCGAGGCGGTACGCGGACGGGGGGCGCGTACCGCGGCGGCCGGCGCCGCGCCCCTGGCAACCGACCCCGACCACCGCGATACCTGTATCCAGATCCACGAGGAGAGCGACGTGCTGCGTCGCGCGTTCATCACCGGCGGCCCGGCGGCAGCCCTGGGCTTTGCCGCACTGCACCCCATCGAGGCCGCTGCCGCCGCCGCTTCCGTCTCTGTGCCGGGCCCGCGCGCCGCGGCCGCCGGCCGCGCCGGCGCCGCCGAGGCCACCGCCGTCGAGGAGGCCGTCCGGCAGATCCGGCTGCTGGACGACCGGCACGGCGCGGAGGGCATCTACCGCCGCGCCACCCAGCCGCTGCGCGCCGCCTACGAGTTGCTGGACGCGGGCGTCCAGCGCCGCTCGGTGTCCGACCGGCTGCACGCCGGGGCCGGTGAACTCGCCATCACCGTCGGCTGGCTGGCGCATGACTCGGGCCGCTTCGGCGACGCCCGCTCGCACTACGCGGAGGCGCTGGCCACCGCCCGGGTCTGCGGCGATGCGGCCCTGGAGGCCCACGCCTTCTGCAATACGGCCTTTCTCGCCCGCGATGCCGGGCGTCCGCGCGAGGCGGTGCGCGCCGCGCAGGCCGCCCAGCAGGCCGCCAGACATCTGGCCTCGCCGCGGCTGCTGTCGCTGCTGGCGCTGCGCGAGGCGGGCGGCTGGGCGGTGCTGGCGGACCGCTCCGGCTGCGAGCAGGCGCTGGCCCGGGCGGAGCGGCACTTCGCGGGCGGGCCGCGGGACGGCGACCCGGAGTGGATGTCGTTCTACGGCGAGGCCGAACTGGCGGGCCTGGAGGCGCAGTGCTGGGCGGCCTTGGGTGAGGCAGGGCGTGCGGTGGAGTACGCGCGCCGGGCGGTGGCGTTGCAGGACCCCCACTTCACCCGCAATATCGCCCTGTTCACCGCGGAGCTCGCGGGCGATCTCGCGGACAGCGGGCAGCCCGAGGAAGCCGCCGCGGCCGGGGTCCGGGTGCTGGCGCTGCTGGAGCAGGTCCGCTCGGCCCGTATCCGGACGATGCTCGACGGCACGGCCCGGACACTGCGGGCGCATCGCGACTGCGGCGCGGTCGCCGGCTTCCTGGAGCGGCACGCGGCGTCGGCCGTGCCGGAGAGGGACGGGACACCGGGGCCGGACTCGGATGGTTGA